TCGCGCTCGCCCCAGGGCGCTTTCGCCAGCGTCTTGATGACGTGGACGCCGACATCGCGGCGGGCGCACTCTTCCATGAGCGCCTCGAAGTCGCGGCGGTACCGCGGGATCGACCACAGCACGAAGTTCAACGGCAGCATCACGGTGTCGAAATCGAATCGGCGCAGCGCTTCGAGGTGCGTGGACGGCGCATCGTGGGTGTGCCCGGTGATGCCCAGCCAGGTTGTCAATCCCTGCTCGCGAGCCTTGACGAGCGTCTCGAGCGCGCCGCCCTTCTTCGTGACCTCGTCCAGGATGTCCTTCTTGCCGACCGAGTGCAACTGGTACAGGTCGAAGCGGTCGGTATTGAGCCGCTCCAGCGAGCGCTGGCACTCGTCCCAGGAGGCGGCAGCATCGCGGATGTTGGTCTTGCAGCCCAGGAAGACCCGATCCCGGATCTTTGGCATCCAGTCGTGGAAGCGCAGCTCAGCCTCACCGTAGCTGGGCGCCACGTCGATGTGGTTCACGCCGTAGTCGAGCGC
This genomic interval from Chloroflexota bacterium contains the following:
- a CDS encoding aldo/keto reductase — translated: MEKRRLGRTGHMSSVVAFGAAGIGRVDQPTADKAIQTALDYGVNHIDVAPSYGEAELRFHDWMPKIRDRVFLGCKTNIRDAAASWDECQRSLERLNTDRFDLYQLHSVGKKDILDEVTKKGGALETLVKAREQGLTTWLGITGHTHDAPSTHLEALRRFDFDTVMLPLNFVLWSIPRYRRDFEALMEECARRDVGVHVIKTLAKAPWGEREKTYACWYEPFDQQAEIDQAVAFNLAQPIHTMCSTGDVNILPRMLAAAERVQPLQASAREALVATADRYESPFVGRWA